GCGGCTCGGACGTGCTCGGCCGCATAGGCGGCCACGGGCCCACTCGACCCGGGCACGGCGCTCATCCCCCCTCCGCGACGGCGAAGGCCGAGGCGATGCCCGCGTCGTGCGAGATCGACAGGTGCCAGCCGGTGACGCCGAGGCGGTCGGCGACCGCGAGCACGGTGCCGACGATCTCGATCCGCGGCGGGCCACCCGGCGTGCGGTGCACGGTGCAGTCCTGCCAGTTCATTCCCCCGGGCGAGCCGAGGGCCTTGGCGATCGCCTCCTTGGCGGCGAAGCGGGCCGCGAGCGAGGCGGGCGCGAGGTGGCGTTCGGGCGGAGTGAACAGGCGCTCGCGGAGGTCGGGCGCGCGGCCGAGCGCGCTCAGGAACCTGTTGACGTCGACGACGTCGATGCCCACACCGATGATCACGGCAGCTCCTCCCGGCAGCCCATCGGCCGCGTGCCCCACGCTACCCGGTCGGGTCCGCGGCACCCCATGAAGGTCGGAGACAGGTCGGGGCAATCCGGGGGCAGTTCGGAGGCAGTTCGGGCACAGTTCGGGGGCGGTTGGGGCGCGCCGCGAGCCGGTGCGGTGGGAGACTCCGCGGTCCGCGACCTCCAGCGCGGCGAGCCGGCCGACACGACATCGAGCTCCCGGCATACCCGGACCCGCTCCCGCCTGACAGCCCCGCGTTTCCCCGCGTTTCCCCGCATTTCCCCCGAGTTTCCACCGCGCCGTGCTTCCATCGCGCGTGCTTCCCCCGGGCCGGGCTTCCACCGGGCCTTCTCATCCGATCGTCGTACCCGCTCGTGGCCCCGTGCTCCACCCCGCGCCGATCGCGTTCTCATCACATCCGGGTTCGACCGTCACCACTCCCCCGATCTCCCCGTGTGCCTCCGGGTGTCTCGACCCGCCCGCTCCTGTGAATCCGCGTGGATCCGTTTGGACCCGCATAGGTCCGCATGGGCCCGCATCGGCCTGCATCGGCCTGCATGGGCTCGCATGCAGTCTGCGCGATTCCGCGCGACGTTGGCGTCATCGCACGTATCCCGCGCACCTCCGCGCAACGCCACGCGGATTCCCATGATTCTCGGGATGGTCGGCGCGCCGGCACTCCCGCTCCTGAGGATCCGGCTGCCCCGCGGTCCCCCTGTCCCCGGTGTCTCGGGGGAATGTCGGTGGGTGCTGGGAGGATGTTTGGTATGGAACTTCAGCGGTTCGAGCGGGAGGTGGTCG
The window above is part of the Pseudactinotalea sp. HY158 genome. Proteins encoded here:
- a CDS encoding holo-ACP synthase, producing the protein MIIGVGIDVVDVNRFLSALGRAPDLRERLFTPPERHLAPASLAARFAAKEAIAKALGSPGGMNWQDCTVHRTPGGPPRIEIVGTVLAVADRLGVTGWHLSISHDAGIASAFAVAEGG